Proteins found in one Deltaproteobacteria bacterium GWC2_65_14 genomic segment:
- a CDS encoding 3-isopropylmalate dehydratase small subunit codes for MEPFVSLRAVAIPLDRNNVDTDAVIPARFLKTVKRTGLGAGLFHAWRFDADGNEVPDFPLNRDPYRGGQILVAGENFGCGSSREHAVWALMDFGIRAVIAPSFSDIFAANGQKNGLLPVCLAPGEVRELIRHLSERPGERVSVDLPAQTVTGPDGALYRFEIGSFEKECLLNGLDETALTLRHEADIARYERDGKKNRPWLFPDL; via the coding sequence ATCGAGCCCTTCGTCTCTCTCCGGGCCGTGGCGATTCCCCTGGACCGGAACAACGTGGACACCGACGCCGTCATCCCCGCCCGGTTTCTCAAGACCGTGAAGCGCACGGGGCTGGGAGCCGGACTCTTCCACGCCTGGCGGTTCGACGCGGACGGGAACGAGGTGCCGGACTTCCCGCTGAACCGGGACCCGTACCGGGGCGGACAGATCCTGGTGGCGGGGGAGAACTTCGGCTGCGGCTCCTCGCGCGAGCATGCCGTGTGGGCGCTGATGGACTTCGGGATCCGCGCCGTCATCGCCCCCTCGTTCAGCGACATCTTCGCCGCCAACGGCCAAAAGAACGGGCTCCTGCCGGTTTGTCTCGCACCCGGCGAGGTGCGGGAGCTGATCCGTCATCTTTCGGAGAGGCCGGGGGAACGGGTCTCCGTCGACCTCCCTGCGCAGACGGTGACCGGCCCGGACGGTGCACTCTACCGGTTCGAGATCGGGTCGTTCGAGAAGGAGTGTCTCCTGAACGGTCTCGACGAAACCGCCCTCACCCTGCGGCACGAGGCGGACATCGCCCGATACGAGCGGGACGGAAAGAAGAACCGGCCCTGGCTCTTCCCGGACCTCTGA
- a CDS encoding cytochrome B, protein MKWLRNLYDWVLHWAETPYAVPALFVLAVAESSFFPVPPDVLLIALAMAAPAKSFRLAAVCSVGSVAGGIVGYGIGLYGYEAIGRPIVEFYNGQPVMEAIQLQYARHGFWGILIAAVTPIPYKVFTIASGVFKFDFWLFLAASIVGRSTRFFVVAGLIWKYGRPIREFIDRYFNRLSYLFILLLIAGFLILKYAF, encoded by the coding sequence ATGAAGTGGCTCAGGAACCTATACGACTGGGTCCTGCACTGGGCGGAGACTCCCTACGCGGTGCCCGCCCTGTTCGTCCTGGCGGTCGCGGAGTCCTCGTTTTTTCCGGTGCCCCCCGATGTTCTCCTGATCGCGCTGGCCATGGCCGCCCCCGCGAAGTCGTTCCGGCTCGCCGCGGTCTGTTCGGTCGGGTCCGTCGCCGGGGGAATCGTCGGGTACGGGATCGGGCTGTACGGGTACGAGGCGATCGGCCGGCCGATCGTCGAGTTCTACAACGGGCAACCGGTCATGGAGGCGATCCAGCTTCAGTATGCACGGCACGGGTTCTGGGGGATCCTGATCGCCGCGGTCACCCCGATCCCCTACAAGGTGTTCACCATCGCGTCGGGGGTCTTCAAGTTCGACTTCTGGCTGTTCCTGGCCGCCTCCATCGTGGGCAGGAGCACCCGGTTCTTCGTGGTCGCGGGGCTCATCTGGAAATACGGCCGGCCGATCCGGGAGTTCATCGACCGGTATTTCAACCGGCTGAGCTATCTCTTCATCCTGCTCCTGATCGCCGGATTCCTGATCCTCAAGTACGCGTTCTAG
- a CDS encoding bifunctional hydroxymethylpyrimidine kinase/phosphomethylpyrimidine kinase, translated as MKRALTIAGSDSGGGAGIQADLKTFMAFGVYGMSAVTALTAQNTVGVQGVFEVPPGFVREQIRSVMTDIGADAAKTGMLSSAEIVRAVAEAVREFRIPNLVVDPVMVAKSGDTLLAPDACRAVRDELLPLAAVATPNLPEAEALLGRKIGDLEAMKKAARELKELGCRWVALKGGHLETGPEAIDLLTDGKELLLLRAPRLETGNTHGTGCTFASAIAAGLARGWAVPDAVRRAKEYVTEAIRSGFPLGRGHGPANHLAGVTGRW; from the coding sequence ATGAAGAGGGCGCTCACCATCGCAGGCTCCGATTCCGGGGGAGGCGCCGGAATCCAGGCCGATCTGAAGACCTTCATGGCCTTCGGGGTCTACGGGATGTCCGCGGTCACCGCCCTGACCGCCCAGAACACGGTGGGGGTGCAGGGGGTCTTCGAGGTCCCGCCCGGGTTCGTCCGGGAGCAGATCCGAAGCGTCATGACCGACATCGGCGCCGACGCCGCCAAGACCGGGATGCTTTCCAGCGCGGAGATCGTCCGGGCGGTGGCGGAAGCGGTCCGGGAGTTCCGGATCCCCAACCTGGTCGTCGACCCGGTGATGGTCGCCAAGAGCGGCGACACCCTGCTGGCGCCGGATGCCTGCAGGGCGGTCCGCGACGAGCTTCTCCCGCTGGCCGCCGTCGCCACCCCCAACCTCCCCGAGGCGGAGGCGCTTCTGGGAAGGAAGATCGGGGACCTGGAGGCGATGAAGAAGGCGGCGCGGGAGCTGAAGGAGCTGGGGTGCCGGTGGGTGGCGCTGAAAGGAGGGCACCTGGAGACCGGCCCCGAGGCGATCGACCTGCTCACCGACGGGAAGGAGCTGCTCCTGCTGAGGGCGCCCCGGCTGGAAACCGGGAACACCCACGGCACCGGCTGCACCTTCGCCTCCGCCATCGCCGCGGGGCTGGCCCGGGGATGGGCGGTTCCCGATGCGGTCCGGCGCGCAAAGGAGTATGTCACCGAGGCGATCCGGAGCGGGTTCCCGCTGGGAAGAGGCCACGGTCCCGCCAACCACCTGGCCGGCGTCACCGGAAGATGGTAG
- a CDS encoding thiamine-phosphate diphosphorylase, with translation MTDRISPVRWRLCVITDERIGRGRSHLEIAEAAIRGGADVIQLRDKGASGGRLYEVAMGLRELTRHAQVPFLVNDRLDIAMAVDADGVHLGQEDLPASAARKILGPGKILGVSAATAGEVAAAERDGADYLGVGAVFEARGTKADAGDPGGPALIERIRRQTRLPIVAIGGIDAGNARQVLKAGANAVAVISAVVAADDIERAARRLKRLLEGKENRE, from the coding sequence ATGACCGACCGAATCTCTCCCGTCCGGTGGCGGCTCTGCGTGATCACCGACGAGCGGATCGGCCGGGGCCGGTCGCACCTGGAGATCGCGGAGGCGGCGATCCGGGGAGGGGCCGACGTCATCCAGCTGCGGGACAAGGGGGCCTCCGGGGGGCGGCTCTACGAGGTCGCGATGGGGCTGCGGGAACTCACCCGCCACGCGCAGGTTCCGTTCCTCGTCAACGACCGCCTCGACATCGCGATGGCGGTCGATGCCGACGGGGTCCACCTCGGCCAGGAGGATCTGCCCGCCTCCGCCGCACGGAAGATTTTGGGGCCCGGGAAGATCCTGGGCGTTTCGGCGGCCACCGCCGGGGAGGTCGCCGCGGCGGAACGGGACGGGGCCGATTACCTGGGGGTCGGGGCGGTGTTCGAGGCGCGGGGGACCAAGGCAGATGCCGGCGACCCGGGAGGACCGGCCCTGATCGAGCGGATCCGGCGGCAGACCCGCCTCCCCATCGTCGCGATCGGGGGGATCGACGCCGGAAACGCCCGGCAGGTGCTGAAAGCGGGGGCGAATGCCGTGGCGGTGATCTCCGCGGTCGTCGCGGCGGACGACATCGAGCGGGCGGCCCGGCGACTGAAACGGCTGCTGGAGGGAAAGGAGAACCGGGAATGA
- a CDS encoding thiaminase II encodes MYGELRDRANPLWQAIFRHPFVTGIGDGSLSRDRFEFFLKQDYAYLLDFSRVFALACAKTRELEDMRAFAALLSSTLNQEMELHRKTCAAFGIPAEELETTARSMITSAYTDFLMRTCYEGGAAEILAVLLPCACGYAEIGQRLRSQGLPGNRHYRDWIDTYSSREFLELSDWLIGRMNAHGGDAPAKRKESWYRLYETSVRYEYLFFDMGWKKEEWPASVPP; translated from the coding sequence CTGTATGGGGAACTGCGGGATCGGGCAAATCCCCTCTGGCAGGCCATTTTCCGGCACCCGTTCGTGACCGGAATCGGGGACGGAAGCCTATCCCGGGACCGTTTCGAGTTCTTCCTGAAGCAGGATTATGCGTATCTGCTCGATTTCAGCCGGGTGTTCGCCCTGGCATGCGCCAAGACCCGGGAGCTCGAGGACATGAGGGCGTTCGCGGCTCTGCTTTCCTCCACCCTGAACCAGGAAATGGAGCTCCACCGGAAGACCTGCGCCGCCTTCGGGATTCCCGCGGAGGAGCTGGAAACCACCGCCAGGAGCATGATCACATCCGCCTACACCGATTTCCTGATGCGCACCTGCTACGAGGGGGGGGCGGCGGAGATCCTGGCGGTCCTGCTCCCCTGCGCCTGCGGCTACGCGGAAATCGGCCAACGTCTCCGCTCGCAGGGCCTTCCCGGAAACCGGCATTACCGGGACTGGATCGACACCTATTCCTCCAGGGAGTTCCTCGAGCTCTCCGACTGGCTCATTGGAAGGATGAACGCGCACGGCGGCGATGCCCCGGCGAAGCGAAAGGAATCCTGGTATCGGCTATACGAAACAAGCGTTCGATACGAGTACCTGTTTTTCGACATGGGCTGGAAAAAAGAAGAATGGCCGGCCTCCGTCCCCCCGTAG